A portion of the Caenorhabditis elegans chromosome III genome contains these proteins:
- the nhr-6 gene encoding Nuclear hormone receptor family member nhr-6 (Confirmed by transcript evidence) — protein sequence MEQLSIQTDELQDQFSNCSPASVDSSYSSCSSVEDEIEIYTRLVRNEEPLRRDFFREMSKNSSCSSSFDYGEFGPSSSSRKGSKTTDADLDSLFHSLVETSDQVNTVPKPTKTEVESIPEEFEQKPSSSSHRLPSEMNASITHIKSELDPTMQAFQMPHNDLFLATAAPHYNPFALSNDFMPNPLMPSFTSPFYPQHFPVSDSRRGSQGTTSSSNNTGGTPSPHSSSLPTSPPQLQGFLRSFLNPDNLSTPTSFGVPSETALDADKMCAVCNDRAVCLHYGARTCEGCKGFFKRTVQKNSKYTCAGNKTCPIDKRYRSRCQYCRYQKCLEVGMVKEIVRHGSLSGRRGRLSSKTKLARSEDQPSPPLPLLALMGKAIEDHTNMTVVRQFMQPFDETIALRILHGELHATKKLLMAMPQISEIQPADFQILLSRSFFAIMAIRVANRCGNSTDTIMFESGELFSLNAFPACFQQIIRFMVDKARTFSSLVDWEPQAFAAFIALQFLAGNTEHNVLGLTNKPLVDQVQSTIINALKDHCSGSQNKLAKIVRLTQEFDVFHALGLQALDILYPSHQLPEEFMFLINLTRAPLRSTDAPPACGSPVAPSGSSLFNFQMGPAAF from the exons ATGGAACAACTTAGTATTCAAACGGACGAGTTGCAAGATCAG ttttccaactGCTCGCCAGCTTCTGTCGATAGTAGCTACTCATCCTGCTCCAGCGTGGAGGACGAA atcGAAATCTACACACGCCTCGTGCGTAACGAAGAACCTCTGCGAAGGGACTTCTTCCGCGAGATGTCGAAAAACTCTTCGTGCTCCTCATCATTCGACTACG GAGAGTTTGGACCATCTTCCTCGTCTCGCAAAGGCTCCAAAACCACCGATGCCGACCTCGACAGCCTTTTCCATTCTCTTGTG GAGACAAGCGATCAGGTGAACACTGTACCAAAGCCCACGAAAACCGAAGTCGAGAGTATCCCCGAAGAATTCGAGCAG aaaccaTCCTCCTCCAGTCACCGTTTACCATCCGAAATGAACGCCTCAATCACCCATATCAAAAGTGAACTTGACCCAACTATGCAAGCATTTCAAATGCCACACAACGATCTTTTCCTGGCAACCGCCGCACCGCATTACAATCCATTCGC ACTTTCGAATGATTTCATGCCGAATCCCTTGATGCCTTCATTCACATCTCCATTCTATCCTCAACACTTTCCGGTATCGGATTCCAGGCGTGGAAGTCAGGGGACAACGAGCTCGTCGAACAATACCGGCGGAACACCATCGCCTCATTCAAGCTCTCTGCCAACGTCACCCCCGCAGTTGCAAGGCTTCTTAAG ATCCTTCCTCAACCCCGACAACCTCTCCACACCAACCTCATTCGGTGTCCCATCGGAAACAGCTCTTGACGCTGACAAAATGTGCGCTGTGTGCAATGATCGAGCTGTTTGCCTGCACTATGGAGCCAGAACTTGCGAAGGATGCAAAGGATTCTTCAAGCGAACTGTGCAGAAGAACTCCAAATACACTTGCGCTGGTAACAAGACCTGCCCAATCGACAAGCGATACCGTAGTCGGTGCCAGTACTGTCGCTATCAAAAGTGTTTGGAAGTCGGCATGGTCAAAGAAA TTGTTCGACATGGTTCTCTATCGGGGAGACGTGGACGTTTGTCGTCAAAGACGAAGTTGGCAAGATCAGAGGATCAACCATCTCCACCGCTTCCTCTTCTAGCTTTGATGGGAAAAGCAATTGAAGATCATACAAATATGACTGTTGTCCGGCAATTT ATGCAACCATTCGATGAGACTATCGCACTGAGAATCCTGCACGGAGAGCTTCATGCCACCAAGAAGCTTCTCATGGCAATGCCACAAATTTCCGAGATTCAGCCAGCCGACTTCCAGATCCTCCTCAGCAGATCTTTCTTCGCAATCATGGCAATCCGCGTGGCAAACCGATGTGGCAACAGCACCGACACAATTATGTTCGAGTCTGGAGAGCTTTTCTCGTTGAACGCGTTCCCTGCCTGCTTCCAACAAATCATTCGATTCATGGTTGACAAAGCACGAACCTTCAGCTCATTGGTTGACTGGGAGCCTCAGGCATTCGCCGCCTTTATTgctcttcaatttttggctggaaacACAG aacataaCGTACTTGGATTGACCAACAAACCTCTCGTCGACCAGGTTCAAAGTACCATCATCAATGCTCTCAAGGATCATTGCAGCGGATCTCAGAACAAATTGGCCAAGATCGTTAGATTG acccaAGAATTCGATGTATTCCATGCTCTTGGACTCCAGGCCCTGGACATTCTCTATCCATCACACCAGCTTCCAGAAGAGTTCATGTTCCTTATCAATCTTACACGTGCTCCATTACGATCTACGGATGCACCGCCAGCTTGTGGAAGCCCAGTTGCCCCATCTGGAAGTTCACTTTTTAACTTCCAAATGGGCCCGGCTgccttttaa
- the nhr-6 gene encoding Nuclear hormone receptor family member nhr-6 (Confirmed by transcript evidence), whose product MNASITHIKSELDPTMQAFQMPHNDLFLATAAPHYNPFALSNDFMPNPLMPSFTSPFYPQHFPVSDSRRGSQGTTSSSNNTGGTPSPHSSSLPTSPPQLQGFLRSFLNPDNLSTPTSFGVPSETALDADKMCAVCNDRAVCLHYGARTCEGCKGFFKRTVQKNSKYTCAGNKTCPIDKRYRSRCQYCRYQKCLEVGMVKEIVRHGSLSGRRGRLSSKTKLARSEDQPSPPLPLLALMGKAIEDHTNMTVVRQFMQPFDETIALRILHGELHATKKLLMAMPQISEIQPADFQILLSRSFFAIMAIRVANRCGNSTDTIMFESGELFSLNAFPACFQQIIRFMVDKARTFSSLVDWEPQAFAAFIALQFLAGNTEHNVLGLTNKPLVDQVQSTIINALKDHCSGSQNKLAKIVRLTQEFDVFHALGLQALDILYPSHQLPEEFMFLINLTRAPLRSTDAPPACGSPVAPSGSSLFNFQMGPAAF is encoded by the exons ATGAACGCCTCAATCACCCATATCAAAAGTGAACTTGACCCAACTATGCAAGCATTTCAAATGCCACACAACGATCTTTTCCTGGCAACCGCCGCACCGCATTACAATCCATTCGC ACTTTCGAATGATTTCATGCCGAATCCCTTGATGCCTTCATTCACATCTCCATTCTATCCTCAACACTTTCCGGTATCGGATTCCAGGCGTGGAAGTCAGGGGACAACGAGCTCGTCGAACAATACCGGCGGAACACCATCGCCTCATTCAAGCTCTCTGCCAACGTCACCCCCGCAGTTGCAAGGCTTCTTAAG ATCCTTCCTCAACCCCGACAACCTCTCCACACCAACCTCATTCGGTGTCCCATCGGAAACAGCTCTTGACGCTGACAAAATGTGCGCTGTGTGCAATGATCGAGCTGTTTGCCTGCACTATGGAGCCAGAACTTGCGAAGGATGCAAAGGATTCTTCAAGCGAACTGTGCAGAAGAACTCCAAATACACTTGCGCTGGTAACAAGACCTGCCCAATCGACAAGCGATACCGTAGTCGGTGCCAGTACTGTCGCTATCAAAAGTGTTTGGAAGTCGGCATGGTCAAAGAAA TTGTTCGACATGGTTCTCTATCGGGGAGACGTGGACGTTTGTCGTCAAAGACGAAGTTGGCAAGATCAGAGGATCAACCATCTCCACCGCTTCCTCTTCTAGCTTTGATGGGAAAAGCAATTGAAGATCATACAAATATGACTGTTGTCCGGCAATTT ATGCAACCATTCGATGAGACTATCGCACTGAGAATCCTGCACGGAGAGCTTCATGCCACCAAGAAGCTTCTCATGGCAATGCCACAAATTTCCGAGATTCAGCCAGCCGACTTCCAGATCCTCCTCAGCAGATCTTTCTTCGCAATCATGGCAATCCGCGTGGCAAACCGATGTGGCAACAGCACCGACACAATTATGTTCGAGTCTGGAGAGCTTTTCTCGTTGAACGCGTTCCCTGCCTGCTTCCAACAAATCATTCGATTCATGGTTGACAAAGCACGAACCTTCAGCTCATTGGTTGACTGGGAGCCTCAGGCATTCGCCGCCTTTATTgctcttcaatttttggctggaaacACAG aacataaCGTACTTGGATTGACCAACAAACCTCTCGTCGACCAGGTTCAAAGTACCATCATCAATGCTCTCAAGGATCATTGCAGCGGATCTCAGAACAAATTGGCCAAGATCGTTAGATTG acccaAGAATTCGATGTATTCCATGCTCTTGGACTCCAGGCCCTGGACATTCTCTATCCATCACACCAGCTTCCAGAAGAGTTCATGTTCCTTATCAATCTTACACGTGCTCCATTACGATCTACGGATGCACCGCCAGCTTGTGGAAGCCCAGTTGCCCCATCTGGAAGTTCACTTTTTAACTTCCAAATGGGCCCGGCTgccttttaa
- the C48D5.3 gene encoding TIL domain-containing protein (Confirmed by transcript evidence): protein MLLRFIILSVVCSNGFVRATATETPWYYPIIEILQAKLVDFTCSQECTTTMDCDTGLSCFHATTYSKGCCLMALKPNETGCMIEDQCKQACESTICDRSQFPSRCLCEKGRHFLFNKCWKKCPDFAHPEPIIDDRGFSRCELKTDLKTAFQYMRRNKRQMRNNFC from the exons ATGCTTCTTCGTTTTATCATATTATCAGTTGTGTGCTCTAATGGTTTTGTTCGAGCAACTGCAACTGAAACACCATGGTACTATCCAATTATTGAAATTCTACAGGCAAAACTCGTTGACTTCACATGCTCTCAAG aatgtaCCACAACGATGGACTGCGATACTGGACTGAGCTGCTTCCACGCGACAACGTATTCTAAAGGATGTTGCTTAATGG ctcttaAACCAAACGAAACTGGATGTATGATTGAAGATCAATGTAAACAAGCATGTGAGAGCACCATCTGTGACAGATCTCAATTTCCATCCCGATGTCTTTGTGAGAAAGGacgacattttttattcaacaagTGTT GGAAGAAGTGCCCAGACTTTGCTCATCCGGAGCCCATCATTGACGACCGTGGATTCAGCCGCTGCGAGCTGAAAACCGATCTGAAAACCGCGTTCCAGTACATGAGACGTAACAAACGACAAAtgcgaaataatttttgttaa